One window of the Gambusia affinis linkage group LG13, SWU_Gaff_1.0, whole genome shotgun sequence genome contains the following:
- the ly6pge gene encoding lymphocyte antigen 6 family member pge: MTIVHYCLLLLLFVFLLPTYSEALKCYTCMGSNNDDCNRQGSKSCPSYSDACAVVVGHDSGVMKSCSYKSFCSQASSQGYRAPGVRVHCCYSDDCNIKSFASPLPGFNFWLLSLLLLLH; the protein is encoded by the exons ATGACGATCGTCCACTACTGTCTATTATTGCTGCTTTTTGTGTTCCTGCTGCCAACTTACA GCGAGGCTTTGAAGTGCTACACCTGCATGGGCTCTAATAACGATGACTGCAACCGTCAAGGCTCCAAATCCTGTCCCAGCTACTCTGATGCCTGCGCGGTGGTGGTGGGCCATGACA GCGGCGTGATGAAGTCGTGTTCCTACAAGTCCTTCTGCAGTCAGGCCAGCAGCCAGGGATACAGAGCGCCAGGGGTCAGAGTTCACTGCTGCTACAGTGATGACTGCAACATTAAAAGCTTCGCCTCTCCGCTGCCAGGATTCAACTTTTGGCTGTTGTCTCTTCTGCTACTTTTGCACTGA